Proteins from a genomic interval of Chitinophagales bacterium:
- a CDS encoding SusD/RagB family nutrient-binding outer membrane lipoprotein, which yields MKNIKIITLLTFILSIFIFTSCQEGDDKWINSDINIDPNNPSDVTVNLLLPTTQGGLAYLMGGDIGRYNSLLTQHVGGLSRQHAGIDQYRLTEADVNNAWRFNLYSGPLFDLNTIIIKAGEEGSPHFVGAAKVLMALGLGITTDLWGDIPYSQAFQGAANLTPAYDTQEQIYGTINTLLTEAVSDLGSTSNVRALSGDLIYGGSKSAWQKAANALKARYAIHLSKVNGASAYTAALAAIDAGAFASNADDMEFSFGSPATEQNPWYQFLNQRQGDIAMGAFFVDLMKSINDPRLPVFAADKVDRAGTPDDDSDDDYFGSPAGVPNEKSSQLGAYYGSPSSPVPMMSYVEQKFIEAEAAFMTGNLQRAATAHNDAIIASINKFGVFDQAYVDAQASETSASLNLQKIMTHKYIALYTQSETWTDWRRTGIPALQPSSGQNIPIRWPYPQDQRLYNNENLPSGITIFSPPLWWDK from the coding sequence ATGAAAAATATTAAAATAATTACTTTATTAACTTTCATTCTATCCATTTTTATCTTTACCTCTTGTCAAGAAGGTGATGATAAATGGATTAATTCTGATATCAATATTGACCCTAATAATCCTTCAGATGTTACAGTCAATTTATTGCTTCCTACTACTCAAGGTGGCTTGGCTTATTTAATGGGAGGAGATATAGGAAGATACAATTCCCTTCTTACCCAACACGTGGGTGGTTTAAGCCGACAACATGCTGGTATTGATCAGTATCGTTTAACTGAAGCGGATGTAAACAATGCTTGGAGATTCAACTTATACAGCGGACCACTTTTCGATTTAAACACCATTATTATTAAAGCAGGTGAAGAAGGTTCTCCTCATTTTGTAGGTGCGGCCAAAGTATTGATGGCTTTGGGGTTGGGTATTACTACTGACCTTTGGGGGGATATTCCTTATAGTCAAGCTTTTCAGGGAGCAGCCAATTTGACCCCTGCTTATGATACACAGGAGCAAATATATGGCACCATCAATACTTTATTGACGGAGGCAGTGAGTGACTTAGGTTCGACTAGCAATGTGCGTGCTTTATCAGGAGATTTGATTTATGGAGGCAGCAAAAGTGCATGGCAGAAAGCTGCCAATGCTTTAAAGGCGAGATATGCTATACATCTAAGCAAAGTCAACGGTGCAAGTGCTTATACAGCTGCTTTGGCTGCCATAGATGCAGGAGCTTTTGCTAGTAATGCAGATGATATGGAGTTTTCATTTGGCTCACCAGCTACCGAACAAAATCCTTGGTACCAATTCCTGAATCAAAGACAAGGTGACATAGCAATGGGAGCATTTTTTGTGGACTTGATGAAAAGCATCAACGACCCTCGCTTACCTGTCTTTGCTGCAGACAAAGTAGATAGAGCAGGTACTCCTGATGATGACAGCGATGACGATTATTTTGGCTCCCCTGCTGGAGTTCCCAATGAAAAATCTTCGCAACTAGGTGCTTATTATGGTTCCCCTAGTTCCCCTGTGCCGATGATGAGTTATGTAGAACAAAAGTTCATTGAAGCAGAAGCAGCGTTTATGACAGGAAATTTGCAGAGAGCAGCTACTGCTCACAATGATGCCATTATTGCTTCTATTAATAAATTTGGTGTGTTTGACCAAGCTTATGTAGATGCTCAAGCTTCTGAAACATCAGCGAGCCTCAATCTACAAAAAATCATGACACACAAGTACATTGCACTTTATACACAGTCTGAAACTTGGACAGACTGGAGAAGAACAGGAATCCCTGCACTTCAACCTTCTTCAGGTCAAAATATTCCTATTAGATGGCCTTATCCACAAGATCAAAGGTTGTATAATAATGAAAACTTACCATCAGGAATAACAATCTTTTCCCCTCCTTTGTGGTGGGATAAGTAA